One Intestinimonas butyriciproducens genomic window, GCCAGACGCCCCCACGAAGCGCGGCCCGGGCCAGCGGCTCCCACGCCGCCTGGAATGCGGGGCCAAAGGCCAGCTTGTCACCCTGGAAGAAATCCTCGCCCAGGGATTCCGCCCCCACCTGGAAATAGTTGAAATAGTAGTCGTGAACGAACATGGACTTGGCGTCGCCCGGAATATCCGGCGTCTGAGCGTCGGTCCAGTCCGCATAGACCTCTGCTGCCTTGAAAAGCCCCTCCCAGGTGTCCAGGTCCGCCAGCGTCACGCCGGTCGCCTGGGAGAAGCGGTCGAAGATCGTCTGGTTGATATACATGATCTCTGTGGATTTCGCCACGGGAAGGACCACCAGCCGGTCATTGACGATCCCCTCTTCCACGAAAGCCGGCAGGAAAGCGGACAGTTCTTCCTCGCTGAAGTAGTCCTGATAGTCCACCAGAATGCTGTCGTCGGGCAGCGCCATCACCGTCTTGGGATAGGATACGAAAAGGTCGGGCAGCTCCGGAGCTCCCGGCTCTCCGTTGGCGGCGGCCAGCACCAGCTCGTGGATGGTGTTGGTGTTGGACACGGAGGTGACCTGCACGTTGATCCGCTGCTCCTTTCCCACCGTCTGGTTGAACGCATCGATGAGGTCGTTGAGTGGGGAATCTGTCTGACCGCCATAGACGTGCCAGACCGTAATGGTGGTCGGCGTCTCTTCTTTTTTGGCCGTGTCGGAACAGCTCGCGCAGCAGTAGGCCAGCAAGATACCTGCCAGCAAAAACGCCGCAATTCTTCGTACCTTCACATCGCATCACCTCGTTTTCATTATATCTGCTGAGGGTAAAAAAAGCCAGTTGAAACAGGATACTTTATTGAATTCATTTCGTGGAGTATCCATTTCAGTTCAGTATAACATGGATTCCATAAACCTGCCCTATCCGCAGCGGGTAGTTTTCATCGTTCAGGTTTTTCTTTTGATATCGTTGCCTTATCCGGGTGGATCAGAGTGATGGGTAGCCCCTTTTTTCTGGCATAGTTGACGGTCATTCCCGTTCCGCTGCGGATAGAACGGTCGTTGTCATAGACTGCCAGTAAGTAGCCTGCACGGTCCACCATATACTCGTTGCGTCTCCGGTAATTGACCGCCGGGGGCGCTTCTTTATTACCCACGATAACCGTTTCCGCACTGTGTCGGATCAGAAAAGACATACGGCTGCGGCTGCGATCTTCCCAGTCTGTGTCGTGGCCCTCAAAGGGCAGAGCGATCTTCAGTTGGATCTCGCTATATTCCGGCTGTTCTTTGAGCCGCAGCAATATCTCCCCGGCCCACATATCCACGCCCAGAGCGCCGCCTACCCAAAACTGGCGAAAGCCTTGCTCATAGAGCTGGATCAACTGATCCCGGATGCGTTTCTTGATCCGCTTGCAGCCGTTGTTGTTTTCATCATATTTGAAGCGAAAGCGTGTCGGTCTATGGCCGATGATGGCACAGGCAAGTCCCCTTGTCATATTGACACCTCACATAACATCGAACAAAATAGTGTTTTAATTATATATTGACGCTTTATAAGCATCAATAATGCTTTAGGGTTAATTTTAGTATGCGCTGCCTTCGGATAAACTAATTCCGTAAGGTGGTGATAACTCTGGAATGGGATTTTGACTTTTCCGAGCGCATGGAAAACCTGTCTTATGCTATCGGATACTATCGCAAGAAAAAGGGATATTCCCAGGAACAGTTGGCAGAGATCCTTGATATTAGCCGCCAGCATCTCGCGTCCGTTGAAGCGCCCGGCATGAGTCATGGCCTGTCTCTGGATCTGCTGTTTAGGATAGCCACCGTCCTTGAAGTGGAGCCGTATCTGCTGCTGAAATTTCGACTTGAGAAGTAAGATTTTTCATTAAGATGATGATAAGTCTTTTCTCTGACCTAAATCTCTGATAGAGTGAGTCCTTCTGGGTGGTTCACAATGAACCGCTCCTGGGTCCAGCGAATGGGCGCAGTTCTCCCTTGGCGGAAGATTTTGAAATTGCCATTGATTCAGAGAGTGGTTTGTACTACATTTTGGTACAAACCACTCTCTCTTTTATTTCACGGTATAGAGATTGGAGGTGCTGCTCCCATTCGGCCTGTGCCGGGAAGCCTTTTTCAGATAGCCGTGCTGCTCCAGATCGTGCAGCGCCCGCTTGACCGTGGAGCGGGACAGCTTCATGTCCGAGGCAATGGTCTTAATGCCCGGCCAGCACTTTCCCTCGGCATCGGAGCGATCCCGCAGGTACATATAGACCGCCTTCGCTCTGGAGGGAAGCTCAGTGTCGGCGTAAATCGTTCCGAAGTAACTCATCGTTCCTCCTCTCCGAATGTCTTCATTTGCTTTCCTCTTTTTACAGCCCTCTCCTGAGCCGGAGCATGGGCGATGCCGCCCCGGCTGGATACCGCATAGCCGCGGCTTTCGTTCATCTCCTCCGGCTCACTGAGCTGCGGGAGATTCCGCTCCAGATCCACCCGGTTGGCATAGGCCACCGCTCGGTTGGCTCTCTCCGGCACCACATACGGCTCCCCGAAGGTAATGCCCCAGTTTAAGAAGAGTTGGAGCCGGGTCCGCATGGGATGAGTGCCGGTTTTCATGACGATAAAGCTGCCCTTGGGAATGGATTTTAGCTCGTCGGGCGTCAGTAGGGCGCGCTCCATCATCTGCAGGCTCTGGCTGGGATCGTTCTTGCCACGGCTCACCGAGCCGGAGAGGACGGTGCGGCTGCCCAGGGCTTTGGACAGCACTTCGGCGGTCTGGCTGTTGGGTGCAAAGCCGCCGAAGATGGTGTCCTGGCAGTTGTCCTGAATGATCTCGCGGCCCTCTTTCCCGTAGTTTTTTTCGAGCTGCGCTAAGGACTGGATGATCGGCACGAGCGTTAACCGGCGAGAGCGTCCAGCGGAGAAAAGGGGCAGTATATCAAACGGGGGCATGGTGCCGAATTCGTCACAGAAAAGCACCACCCGGTTTTTCAGCTTGCCGCCGTTCTCATCGGCCACAGCGAACAGCTCCCGGCTCAGGTTCTGGATCATGAGACCGGCCATGAAGTTCTTGGTTGTGTCTTCTTCCGGCAGGATCAGGAAGATGGCAGACTTCTCCGAAGCAAACTTCTCAGCGTCAATGGCGCTGTCGAAGCACAGGATCTGCTCCAGCTCGCTGTCCAGAAAGGCATTCAAGCGGGACAGCACGGTGGACATGACGGAGGCCATTGCCTGCTCGGCGCTGTTGAGGGCGGCACCGGCAAACCACCTCGCCTTGTGATCCGGCGGCAGTTTTGCCATCAGGAGCTGGAAGTGGCTCTTGCCCTTGACACGGCTGGGCTCCAGCAGATCCTGCACCAGCTTGAACACGGAGACGATATGGCGGCGCTCCTGGGGGTGGTCTTTATCGGGCGGCAGGAACTCGGCCAGCATCAGGATGACCGAGGTGAGAAGCCCTTCCGCCGCATCGTAGAAGAAAGCGTTCTGGCCGCGGTTGCTGTCATCGCCGTCCGGATTGACGATGGTCTTGGACAGGATTTTGGCGTATTTCTCGGCCTTGGCCCGGGCCGCGAGATTGTTCGGGTCACTCCGGGCAATGTCCATATACCGGTTGACCAGCGTCAGCAGATTGTTACCGTCTGAGCGGGTGGGATTTCGCAGGTCGATCACGGCCACATTCTGATACCCATAGCAGTTCTTGGCAATGGCGCCGTAATTGCGGGCGAGGTCGCCCTTGCTGTCCAGCGCCAGCCAGCTCATGCCGCTGGCGCAGGCGTACTCCAGATTGGGATAGAGAAAATAGGCGGTCTTGCCGATGCCGGAAGCGCCGATCATCAGGCAGTGGATGTCATCGCTGTCCACGAGGGCGGTGAGTTCGCCTTTCTTTCCCTTGCACCCCAGCACCAGCCCCTGCTCCGTGGGCAGGTTCTGGCCGCTGCGCCATTTCTTCACCTCGAAGGGGACATGGGCATAGGTCTGCCGGATCTCTTTGGCTGTGGCCCATCTTGCGGTGCCGTGCTGGCCGTCGCCGACCGTTTTGGATTTGATCCCGCTCAGGGTATAGTAGTGGGACAAGGCGGCCAGACAGCCGATGACCAGAAACATCAGCCCGCCGGCGGCCAACAAAATCAGGACTTGGTGTGGCATGGTTAACCCCTTTCAGGGCACACCACTTCCTGCTCGGTTCCATACTTCTGAATGCGCACATCACTCTTGTTACGGCCTACTTCGGGCGAACAGGAAGTGGTGTGCGTTGTTGTTATTTACTGCATGACTTGTGCGTAGGACGGTTCCTCAGCGGTCAGATCATCATTCCAATCCTTGTGTGCGGGAATGAGCCTTTCCACCGTGTACCTCTCTGCCAGCTGTTCCTTCATGCGCCGGCTGGCCAGATGGCCAGCCTCGTCATTGTCGAGGCAGAGCAGGACCGTATTGATTTGCGGCTGCCGCTCCAGCAGCTTCAGCACCGGCTGAATGGAGGTGCCGCAGCAGGCCACATAGCTGTGGCTCTGCCAGCCCTCCGGATGGAGCGTGATGTAGGAGAGCATATCGATGGGAGCTTCGAACACATAGAGGCTCCCATCTGTGCCGATGTGGTGGAAGCTGTGGCGGGGATCGCAGCCCTCCACATTGAGCCGGAAGGCTTTGCCGAAGCTGTTGGCGCTGCGCTTGTGGGCATGGCGGGGGACGCCGTCTTCATCCGTACCCACGAAAACCGCATTGTGGTAATCGGCGTCTTCATACAGCAGCTTCTCTCTTGCAAAGTGCGCCACAACGCTCCGGTCGATATTCCGGTGCTTGACCAGATAGGCATAGACCCGGCGCATATTGGAATTGGCCGGCGGAAGGACAAAGGGCTTCGGCGGCTCATCTACCCGTTCTTCGGCAGAGGGATAAACCGTTCCCAGCTCGCCTCCCAGAAGCATGGTCACCGCCTCCGGATAGCTGAGGTGATAAAACCGCTGCACGAAGCTGACGGCGTGGCCGCCCCGCTCCTCGGCATGATCGTACCACTCGTTGCCGCGGATGGTGACACTATGGTCACGGGCCAGCCGTTTCTCTCTGCCGGAGGCAAGGAGCTTTTCGCCCCGGCAGCGGAGGAACTCCTCCAGATCAACGGAGGCGGCTCGCTGCTTCTGTTTTTCCGTGAAATGAATGTAAGTCGACATAGGCTCCTCCTGTTACATGGTCTGCTGATAGGATACCTGCTCCTCATGATCATCCGCCTTGTGGCCCATGGCCATCCGCTTTTCCGTCAGCCGCTTGCGCCGTTTGGAATCAATGCGAATCCCTGCCGGATTGCGAGGCGGCATGGAATTGTCCCGGAAGATCCGGCTCATGTGATGGAGCAGCTTGGTTGCCGCCAGCATGACGGACGGATCTCGGAACTGGTCAAAGCGGTCAAGGAAGAATTGAGCATACGCATTGCCCTGGGCAGCGGAGCGGGTGAACCAATCCCTGGCCTGCTCCCGATCCTGTTCCACATCCCGGCCCAGGAGATACAGCTTGCCCAGTGTGTACTGAGCAAACGGGTTTCCTTGTCTGGCGGCGGCAGTCAGGTACTCCAGAGCTTTTCTCACATCCTTCTTTACGGACTCACCGGTGAGACAGAGCTTCCCAAGGCGGTATTGGGCAAACGGATTCCCATGCCCGGCGGCCTTGTCCAGCCAGCGCACCGCCTCATCGGTGCGCTTTTGAGAGAGCAGGAGCTTCCCGAGTGCATATGCCGAAAAGTCATTTCCGGCCTCTGCGGATAAGCGAAACCAACGCTCCGCTTTTTCATGATCCCGCATGGTGGAGAGATCATCCCGGTAGAACTTTCCCAGTTGATGCGCCGCCACCGTGTATCCTTCCACCCAGAGCTGTTCCAGCACCCGGACGGCTTCGGCGTGTTCCTCATCCAGCGCATAGACATCCTTCAGAACCGTTTTGGCGGCACGATAGCGTCGAGCCTGTTCATATACGCTGCTGGATCGCTGCCCCTCATGTGCCGCCTCCGGCTCCGGCTCATCTTGCATCTTCTCATCTTCAAAAGTCGGGAGGCCGAGGCGGATGTTCTCGGCCTCCCGGATGATATCGTTTTTAATCCGGCGGAACTCTTTCTGCTGAGAGAGCGGGAGATGCTCCCGCGGTGTACGGCTGCCATAGCACTCGTTCAGCTCATCCCGGATCTGATTCCAGGTTTCATAGCACTTTGCTACTTCCGGCTGCCGGGCCAGCTCGTCCACGATGGTGTCCACCAATGCTTTGAGCGGTTTCTTCAGATAGCCATACTGCTTTTTCCCGGTGGTGGTTTCCAGCGCCTGCACCAGCTGGCGCATCTGCTTCTCGATGACAGGGTTGTCGCAGAGCTGATGCTCCATCTTCTGAATCAGCTCCCGCATGGTATCCTGCGCCACTTCGATCAGCTCTTTATAGGCAACATCCTTCCGCTCGTAGATCTGGATCATCTCATCCCGGAAGATGGTGTTGGTCAGCTTGGAGCGCATGGTCGCAATGCCTTCCCTGGTCAGGAAGCCCTCCTTCGGATCGTCTGACCAGACCATCATGTGGATGTGGGGGTGATGCCCCTCATTGTGGAAGGCCGCATACCAGCGGAAGTGATCAGCCGGTATCTTTATGGCCTTGGCCAGATCCTGTGCGTGCATCATGAGCAGGCCGCGCCATGCGTCCGCATTGTCGTACCCCAGCCGGGCAGCATCCTCACGGCGCAGGGAGTAGATGATGGTCCACACATTTCCGTCATGGGCTTCCAGCTCGGACATGGCTGCGTCGAGGTCTACTGCGGCGGCGGAGCTGAACAGGCCATGGGCCCCGCGGCGCTCCACACGGGGGCGGGTGGCAATGTAGGACAGGTATCCGCTCTCAGAATTTATTTCGTGGAGGTTTGCATCCAGCGCCATGGTGATGAAGGCTGATGCGGTACCAAGGGTAGGCGTCTTACGGTAATCCTCATACTCGAACAGCTCCACGGCATCAGGGAAATCATGCAGGATCTTTTGGATCAGTTCCCGCTGTCCTTTGGTGACGGGACCGTTGCCGGTCAGCTTCTCCACACCTTCGCGGGTGGCAATGTATTTCATGTACCCGCCGGCCTTTTCGGATTTGATGTAGCCGCTTTTCTGTACGAGCTTTGCCATGAGTTACACCGACTTCTGGAAGTCCAGCGCATCCTTGAACGAGATGCGCCCGTTGGTGCGCTTCATATCCCGAATGGCGCGTCCCCGCAGACGCTGGTACTCGCCTTCGTCGATATCGGTGTCGTAGGCGATGATCTGCCCCAGCACATTGAGATCCACACCCTGCTTGAACAGGAGCGAGCCCATGCGTCCGGCAAAATTGTCCAGGGTGCCGGTGAGCATGGCGGAGAGTGCTTCGGGCAGGAAGCCGCCGGCGTTCTTCGTGTTCAGATAGCCGATGTAAAACCGGAGGGCATTCTCCACGAATTCGCTCCGGCTGGCGCAGTTGTCGAGGCGCAGGTAGATGTCTACCTTCTCGTCCAGATCCTCAGAGATCCAGAACCCCTTCTTCGTTTTTCTGCTTTCGGACTTCAGTAAAACCACTCCTTTTTTCGTCAAGTCCCCGCTGAGAACCCTTGCCACAGCGGAGCTTTTCCGCATCATAGGGTCCAACAGCTCTTTCCACCCGCCGGATTGTCCCCGCTGCGAAAAGCCGGAAACTGCCCGCACTGCGGGCAGAAGTGGGAGAGCCGGGGGCGGCATTGTCCCCGGCTCTTTCTCCTGCTTTGCTTTCGTCAGCTTCCCGCTCTCTTGGAAAGCGCCCCAAATTCCGCCCGTTTCCCTCTGGAGGGGTACACGGTCGACTGGCCGCTGAAAGCCGCACACAGCGGCTCACAGGGGGCAACGGGGGCTACATCTGCATCTCTGGGAGTTCCTGGCTCTGCTCCGCCAGATAGTCCGCACTGCACTCCTCCAGACTCTGGCCCCAGTGCTCCTGACAGTAGGTGTTCATCTTGGGGAGGAGCAGAGCCTGCTCCTCGGCGCTGAGCCGGTACTTGAATGCCTCCTCGTCGCCGTTGCCACGCTGCAGATACACCTCCAGCGTGTCACAGACACGACGGGCATCCAGATCGTAGTTGGCACAGATGTTCAGCCAGTCGTCATTCTCGGAGGTGCAGACATCAGTTCCGAACACTTGATCCGCATTGAACGATACTTCCATGTAGAACTCCAGCAGGTTATCGTTCTGAATAATGTCCTCGGCGAAGGAAATGTCCTCGGCGCAGAGCCGCCGGCTGCCGGAGAGGTATTCCGATTCCGGCTCCTGATGGAGCGTTCTCTCCTCCAGCCGGTCCAGGAAGATCCGCCACCTTTCGTCCGACGAAGCGTTGCCCTTCTTCATAGCGAAGTAGGCGGCGGTGCTCACATCCCGGATTCTGAACCGCTTCCAGCCATCCATGATGCTGACGGCTTCCATATCTCCGCTGTCGAGGTCGATGTCGTAGGCACCCACCACCCGGCCGGTGTTGTCCAGCCGCTCCGACACATAGGAGTTGAACTCCTCCTGAGAGATTCGCTGGGTGTGCAGCAGCGTTTCGACAAAGCGGTGGGGCGCCTCGTCGGGCGGCTTGCGGATGTAGCTGCGCAGACGGCGGGCGGTCGAGAGCAGCTCGAGTTTTTCCTCGGCCAGAATATAATCGGAGCCGCCGTTCTCCGTGACATGAAAGACGGCGAAGCGCCGTGCGGCCTCCCGAGCCTCCTCCTCCGCCTGCTGCTCTGCCCAGAGCTCATGGCTGATGCGCTCGTACTCCCGCTGAGGAAGCTGGTTGCACATTTCATCAAGGATATTCTCCAGATGCTCCTCCAGCGTTTCCCCCTTCAGTTGTTTGCTCAGAGCGTCGTACCACCGCTCGTCGAGCCAGAGTGTGATCTCACGGCCCCTCATTGCATTCCTCCCATTTCCGGCCCGCACTGCTTCATCTCAGGGTACTCGGTCAGAAGATGCCACACGCCGTTTGCGTAGTTGGCGCTGTTGACCGTCTGACTGAGAAGATCGTCGGCAGAGAGCGACATCGTGATACCGGGCACGCCGGGATGCGCCGCGGCACTTTGGCCGCTCATCAGTCCTTCCGCCTGAGCTGCGGTCAGGGGCACAAAGCCGCACGGGGTCATCAGGGAAAAGACGCCGCCAACATGCGTGGCCAGGAAATCACGAACCGTGCGTGTGCCTGCGTCATCAGACAGTTCCTCCCGAAGCGTCCAGACGCAGTGGAGCAGCTCCTCACCATGGGAGGCATCCAGACCATTCTCCGAAATCCAGCGGTCTGCCAGCTCATCCAGCGGCTCGTCCAGCCCCAGCAGAAATCTGGCGTCCTCCTCATTGATGGCGTCCTCGATATTGTCACGGATCAACCGTGCGGCGGTGATCTCCTCAGCGGCATCAATCAGCTGAGAGGGATCGGCTGCCATCCACTGCTTGACCCGGCGCTCATAGTCTGCGCTGATCCGCTTCTTCAGCTCTTTCTTGTAATCCAAGGCGATCTCATCTTTGTTCACTGGATCACCTCCGGTTCCTGGTCAGGCTTCGGTGCGACGGCTCTCGGGCTGCGCCGGGGCTTGCTCGGAGCGGCGGCGCTTACATCGCTCTCATCGATATACTCCCGCACGGGGGCGGGCACATATTTTTCATAGAGCTTCACCAGCGCATCCGTCATCTCACGGTCCAGGTCAAGCTCCTTCTTGCCCATATAGCGTTTGAGCGCAGAGAGCTTCTCCTCGTCGAAGGTGATGGTCAGGTTCACTTGCTTCATTGGCACTTCCTTTCTCAGTCGTAGTTGATGTATTCGATCTGCAGCCAGTGGGTCCAGCCCCGACCCTCCAGCTTTGTTTTCACCACACCTTTTTTGGTATTCATAGCTTCAATCACATAACCGTCACCGATGTACACGCCAATGTGGCCGTCATGCCAGACAGCGAGGCCGGGGATATCCGGCATGGTGTCGATGGTTCCGGATACTGAGGCGTTATAATACATCTGGTTGGCGCCAAGATCCGGCATCCCGTTGGTTCCATACTCGATAGTCATGGTGTCGGGATTGAGCCATCCGTACCCTTTGATCAGGCCCACGCAGTCTGTGGTTCTGCCTCCCAGCCAGTTGGCACGGATGAAGTCCGCATAGCTGCCGACACCGTCAGGGTACTGCTCCAGCTTGTAGGCGAAGAGCGAATCGGTGAGGACACTGCCGTATGTTCCCCAGACATAGCCCCAGCCGGACTCCCAGGCGTGGATGGCGTAGGTCACAAGGTCTGCGGCGTTCTTGGTGGTTGGATCGGTGAAGGCGGAGATGTCCAGCTCTATGCTGCTCCCATCCCCTCTGAGATACTCGCCGCTGTAGCTGCCGCCCCCGGCGCTCCCCGCAATCATGGTATAGATATGGTCGATGTTGCTCTTGTCATCTTCCGTGATCTCTCTGCCCAGATGGGCTTCCAGATTGGCGTAGGCCTGGGACAGAGAGGCCGGCACCGCGACGGTGTATTCTTCTTCCTCTGTACTTGTAGTCCCGTCCTCCAGTGTCACTTCTACGGTTCGTGTTCGGGTTTCGGTGGTGTAGAAGCACTCCACGAAGCTGTTCGCCGCCCGTGTGGACGGGGCGTCGTCCCCAAAGCAGAGGGCATAAAAAACAGCCTTGACTCTGATCGGGTCAAGGCTGTTGCCGCTGTCCATCTGCCCGTTGGCAGAGGACACCGCCGAATCCAGAAGAGAAAAGGCCGAGCGCATTTCCTCGATGTGATATCGGAACTCCGCCGGAACTTCTGCGGAGAATTCCGCTCCGTAGAAGCATGCCTCCACCGAATAGTTGTTATGCTCCGCCCCGCCTGAGCCAAGGGAGCAGAGCAGGGCGATCAAAAGAATGACGGGTGAAAAGATTGCCACCAGAATCCAGCCCAAACCTTTCCGGGTCTTTTCGTTGGTAAGCAGCATGGCAGCGGCCTTGGCCACTGCGGCAGCGGAAACAGCCATCAGCGACCACCTGCCGTTCCGAAGAGTTTCTCCTTGTAGGCCGGGGCGTGAACCTCCAGCAGATATCGTTCATTGCCGCACTTGTACAGGCAGACGCCGCGCTGGGGGAACTTGATGAGATTGTATTCCGACTCCTCCAGCTGGAGCATATCCATGTAGGACCGCTTGTCGATGGAGCCGGCATTGAACAGAAACTGGTGAGGCGGGATGCTGAACAGGGGTTTGGTCATCTCACGGACGCCCTCCTGATCGAAGTCCTCCAGATTCTGACTGGCCAGCAGCATCGCCGATTCCTTCTTTCGCACACGCTTCAGACAATTTCGGATGTACTCGATGGCGGTGGGGTTGGACAGCCAGATATACAGCTCATCCAGAGCTGCCACGGTATTGCCCACGGTCAGGAGCTTATCGGACATGAAGGACAGCACATTGAAGAGCATGGCGTTGCGGACATTTTTGGCGGCGCTGAGCATTCCCTTGACGCCGAACACCAGAAAACGGCTGGAGGTAATGTTGGTATGCCCGTTGAAGAACTGGGCGTCAGCGCCCTTGCACATGGAGTGCAGCCCCAGTAGCACCTCTTGCAGGAGCTTTTGGGTGTAGAGCTGGTGACGGTCGGCATCGTAGGTCTTGAATTCCTCCTCAATGAGATCGTAGAGGTCGGAGAGAATGGGATAGTCCTCCGGGCACATCCGGTTGAAGTTGGTGCGCTCGGTGATGCCGAACTTGCGATACAGCTTGGACAGCATGATCTCGATGGTGTCGATGTGGGCGTCGCTGAAATCCTTGTAGGCCCGGAAAAAGTCCTTGAGGAAGGAGATATGCTGCGCCAGAAGGGTGCTTTTGCGAAAGGCCTCCGGCGCGTCGGTGGCGTTGGGGTCTCCGCCGTCATCCCAGCACTTGGGTTCCAGCACATTGATGATATACTGCCCGGCCATCAGGTCTGCGAAGCAGCCGCCCACCGCCTCGCACATCTCCTGCTGTTCATGTTCGGCGTCCAGGCTGATGACGGACTTGCCGGACTCCAGCAGATTCAGGATCAGCAGCTTCATCAGGTAGGACTTGCCCTGGCCGGAGTTGCCCAGGATCAGGATGTTGGC contains:
- a CDS encoding ABC transporter substrate-binding protein, whose translation is MKVRRIAAFLLAGILLAYCCASCSDTAKKEETPTTITVWHVYGGQTDSPLNDLIDAFNQTVGKEQRINVQVTSVSNTNTIHELVLAAANGEPGAPELPDLFVSYPKTVMALPDDSILVDYQDYFSEEELSAFLPAFVEEGIVNDRLVVLPVAKSTEIMYINQTIFDRFSQATGVTLADLDTWEGLFKAAEVYADWTDAQTPDIPGDAKSMFVHDYYFNYFQVGAESLGEDFFQGDKLAFGPAFQAAWEPLARAALRGGVWLKGGYATESIRTGDSIVSVASSASILYYSDVVTYPDNTSEEITIISRPCPVFENGEKLVMQRGAGFCTVRSTPEREQAAVTLLKWLTEPDHNVEFVTRTGYMPVTRAAFENELPKAIEGLESAKYASLYQAYLDTQANYEFYVPPQLESYLSLETTLEDQVRSQLALGRQDYLGAGETGLEQISAERLQAFREIMER
- a CDS encoding SLOG family protein, which produces MTRGLACAIIGHRPTRFRFKYDENNNGCKRIKKRIRDQLIQLYEQGFRQFWVGGALGVDMWAGEILLRLKEQPEYSEIQLKIALPFEGHDTDWEDRSRSRMSFLIRHSAETVIVGNKEAPPAVNYRRRNEYMVDRAGYLLAVYDNDRSIRSGTGMTVNYARKKGLPITLIHPDKATISKEKPER
- a CDS encoding helix-turn-helix domain-containing protein, encoding MENLSYAIGYYRKKKGYSQEQLAEILDISRQHLASVEAPGMSHGLSLDLLFRIATVLEVEPYLLLKFRLEK
- a CDS encoding helix-turn-helix domain-containing protein, whose protein sequence is MSYFGTIYADTELPSRAKAVYMYLRDRSDAEGKCWPGIKTIASDMKLSRSTVKRALHDLEQHGYLKKASRHRPNGSSTSNLYTVK
- a CDS encoding type IV secretory system conjugative DNA transfer family protein: MPHQVLILLAAGGLMFLVIGCLAALSHYYTLSGIKSKTVGDGQHGTARWATAKEIRQTYAHVPFEVKKWRSGQNLPTEQGLVLGCKGKKGELTALVDSDDIHCLMIGASGIGKTAYFLYPNLEYACASGMSWLALDSKGDLARNYGAIAKNCYGYQNVAVIDLRNPTRSDGNNLLTLVNRYMDIARSDPNNLAARAKAEKYAKILSKTIVNPDGDDSNRGQNAFFYDAAEGLLTSVILMLAEFLPPDKDHPQERRHIVSVFKLVQDLLEPSRVKGKSHFQLLMAKLPPDHKARWFAGAALNSAEQAMASVMSTVLSRLNAFLDSELEQILCFDSAIDAEKFASEKSAIFLILPEEDTTKNFMAGLMIQNLSRELFAVADENGGKLKNRVVLFCDEFGTMPPFDILPLFSAGRSRRLTLVPIIQSLAQLEKNYGKEGREIIQDNCQDTIFGGFAPNSQTAEVLSKALGSRTVLSGSVSRGKNDPSQSLQMMERALLTPDELKSIPKGSFIVMKTGTHPMRTRLQLFLNWGITFGEPYVVPERANRAVAYANRVDLERNLPQLSEPEEMNESRGYAVSSRGGIAHAPAQERAVKRGKQMKTFGEEER
- a CDS encoding DUF3991 and toprim domain-containing protein, producing MSTYIHFTEKQKQRAASVDLEEFLRCRGEKLLASGREKRLARDHSVTIRGNEWYDHAEERGGHAVSFVQRFYHLSYPEAVTMLLGGELGTVYPSAEERVDEPPKPFVLPPANSNMRRVYAYLVKHRNIDRSVVAHFAREKLLYEDADYHNAVFVGTDEDGVPRHAHKRSANSFGKAFRLNVEGCDPRHSFHHIGTDGSLYVFEAPIDMLSYITLHPEGWQSHSYVACCGTSIQPVLKLLERQPQINTVLLCLDNDEAGHLASRRMKEQLAERYTVERLIPAHKDWNDDLTAEEPSYAQVMQ
- the mobP3 gene encoding MobP3 family relaxase, whose product is MAKLVQKSGYIKSEKAGGYMKYIATREGVEKLTGNGPVTKGQRELIQKILHDFPDAVELFEYEDYRKTPTLGTASAFITMALDANLHEINSESGYLSYIATRPRVERRGAHGLFSSAAAVDLDAAMSELEAHDGNVWTIIYSLRREDAARLGYDNADAWRGLLMMHAQDLAKAIKIPADHFRWYAAFHNEGHHPHIHMMVWSDDPKEGFLTREGIATMRSKLTNTIFRDEMIQIYERKDVAYKELIEVAQDTMRELIQKMEHQLCDNPVIEKQMRQLVQALETTTGKKQYGYLKKPLKALVDTIVDELARQPEVAKCYETWNQIRDELNECYGSRTPREHLPLSQQKEFRRIKNDIIREAENIRLGLPTFEDEKMQDEPEPEAAHEGQRSSSVYEQARRYRAAKTVLKDVYALDEEHAEAVRVLEQLWVEGYTVAAHQLGKFYRDDLSTMRDHEKAERWFRLSAEAGNDFSAYALGKLLLSQKRTDEAVRWLDKAAGHGNPFAQYRLGKLCLTGESVKKDVRKALEYLTAAARQGNPFAQYTLGKLYLLGRDVEQDREQARDWFTRSAAQGNAYAQFFLDRFDQFRDPSVMLAATKLLHHMSRIFRDNSMPPRNPAGIRIDSKRRKRLTEKRMAMGHKADDHEEQVSYQQTM
- a CDS encoding DUF6103 family protein, whose product is MKQVNLTITFDEEKLSALKRYMGKKELDLDREMTDALVKLYEKYVPAPVREYIDESDVSAAAPSKPRRSPRAVAPKPDQEPEVIQ
- a CDS encoding VirB4 family type IV secretion system protein, whose amino-acid sequence is MIAPSGVSFMPDHFICGNTFRCVWALREYPTSTDEQAILRHLGEKDGVTLRIYTRQVTPAEEKRIIQNAANKNRMNSSNTNDLQQTVTAESNLQDVATLVATMHRNREPLLHCAVYIELTASDYNSLKLLQTDVLTELVRSKLNVDKLLLRQQQGFRCVNPCGHNTFGVQFERVLPASSVANLYPFNYSGKLDSKGFYIGKDKYGSNILVDFDQRDEDKTSANILILGNSGQGKSYLMKLLILNLLESGKSVISLDAEHEQQEMCEAVGGCFADLMAGQYIINVLEPKCWDDGGDPNATDAPEAFRKSTLLAQHISFLKDFFRAYKDFSDAHIDTIEIMLSKLYRKFGITERTNFNRMCPEDYPILSDLYDLIEEEFKTYDADRHQLYTQKLLQEVLLGLHSMCKGADAQFFNGHTNITSSRFLVFGVKGMLSAAKNVRNAMLFNVLSFMSDKLLTVGNTVAALDELYIWLSNPTAIEYIRNCLKRVRKKESAMLLASQNLEDFDQEGVREMTKPLFSIPPHQFLFNAGSIDKRSYMDMLQLEESEYNLIKFPQRGVCLYKCGNERYLLEVHAPAYKEKLFGTAGGR